One part of the Arcanobacterium phocisimile genome encodes these proteins:
- a CDS encoding amidophosphoribosyltransferase, which translates to MGGLFALTSAKDVQEDIFFGTDYHSHLGNYRAGLVVWDSEMGFQREIHNIQRDSFRSRFANFLQGSRGQSGIGCIADDAPSPLIISSHLGTYAICFVGAITNSAQLRGELLREKGVLFNAHSQGRINPTEILSALINMKDSFEEGIVYAQSKIEGSCNLAILLADGSLIVGRDKHGRLPMIIGRDDDGHAVSFESFSFEKLGYRYVSELGPHEVAKVTPQGVEQLIPPREEMKICSFLWNYYGYPTSTYENVNVEIMRNRNGEILAKNETDQTLFERLDYVCGVPDSGTPHAMGYAFESKVKFARCYIKYTPTWSRSFLPHLQGSRNEIAKMKQVPIKELINAKNILFVDDSIVRGTQLRETVEFLKENGAQEVHMRSACPPMMYTCKFLNFSVSTSENDLITRRIIQQLEGPEGLEHIEEYADQHTERGKRLREVLAEQFNFDSVEFQSLEGIVEAIGLNPNSLCTYCWSGKE; encoded by the coding sequence ATGGGCGGTCTGTTTGCTCTCACGTCAGCCAAGGATGTTCAAGAGGATATCTTTTTTGGCACGGATTACCACAGCCATTTAGGGAACTATCGGGCTGGTTTGGTGGTGTGGGATTCGGAAATGGGATTCCAGCGCGAAATCCACAACATTCAACGAGATTCGTTTCGGTCGCGTTTTGCGAACTTCCTCCAAGGCTCACGCGGACAATCAGGCATCGGGTGTATAGCTGATGATGCACCTTCTCCGTTAATCATTTCATCTCACCTAGGGACGTATGCAATCTGTTTTGTTGGTGCGATTACTAACAGTGCGCAGCTACGTGGCGAATTACTACGTGAAAAAGGTGTGCTGTTTAATGCACATAGTCAGGGGAGAATTAATCCAACCGAAATACTTTCAGCTCTGATTAATATGAAAGATTCTTTCGAAGAAGGCATAGTTTACGCTCAGTCGAAGATCGAAGGATCGTGTAATCTCGCGATTTTGCTTGCGGACGGTTCATTGATCGTTGGCCGTGACAAGCACGGACGGCTACCAATGATTATCGGTCGTGACGACGACGGACACGCAGTGAGTTTCGAATCGTTCTCTTTCGAGAAACTTGGATATCGCTATGTCAGTGAGCTTGGTCCGCATGAGGTCGCAAAGGTCACCCCGCAAGGAGTAGAGCAACTCATACCGCCGCGCGAAGAAATGAAGATCTGCTCGTTCTTGTGGAACTATTACGGATACCCAACATCGACCTATGAAAACGTCAATGTTGAAATCATGCGTAACCGCAACGGTGAGATCCTTGCCAAGAACGAAACAGATCAGACCCTCTTTGAGCGCCTCGACTACGTGTGTGGAGTGCCTGACTCTGGCACTCCACACGCGATGGGGTACGCGTTCGAATCAAAAGTTAAATTCGCACGTTGTTATATCAAGTACACGCCAACCTGGTCGCGTAGTTTCTTGCCACATCTGCAAGGATCGCGCAACGAGATTGCGAAGATGAAACAGGTACCTATCAAGGAGCTCATCAATGCGAAAAACATTTTGTTTGTTGACGATTCGATTGTTCGCGGTACCCAGCTTCGGGAGACGGTGGAATTCTTAAAAGAGAACGGTGCACAAGAAGTGCATATGCGTTCTGCTTGCCCGCCAATGATGTACACCTGTAAGTTCTTGAACTTCTCGGTCAGTACAAGCGAAAACGATCTGATTACGCGACGCATTATTCAGCAACTCGAAGGTCCGGAAGGGCTTGAACATATTGAAGAATATGCCGACCAGCACACCGAACGTGGTAAACGCTTGCGCGAGGTATTAGCTGAACAGTTCAATTTTGACAGTGTCGAGTTTCAGTCTCTTGAAGGCATTGTTGAAGCTATTGGACTCAACCCGAATAGTTTGTGTACCTATTGTTGGAGCGGAAAAGAATAA
- the purM gene encoding phosphoribosylformylglycinamidine cyclo-ligase: MRDSQSESYKNAGVDIEAGYEVVARIHKHIKNTMGEQGRFDHLGFGGLLPLNVADMTQPLLVSATDGVGTKLKLAFLLDRHDTVGIDCVAMCVNDVLCVGGVPINFLDYIACGKNNPAKIEQIVKGITDGCVQAGIPLVGGETAEMPGFYPKDEYDLAGFCNGIVDQAALLNKNTVREDDVVIGIASSGVHSNGFSLVRKIFNINDVAVLEETYDELDGQRLGDVLLTPTKIYVKSVAELLNKKLVKSLAHITGGGFYENIPRSLPAEHGVVIKRDDVDVLPIFSLIQQTGQISNRDMFNTFNMGVGMTCIVDPANVDQVLSILAEHGEHAYVLGRVTRSHTLVELV, from the coding sequence ATGCGTGATTCACAATCGGAAAGCTACAAGAATGCCGGAGTTGATATTGAAGCCGGCTACGAAGTTGTTGCACGAATCCACAAGCACATTAAGAACACCATGGGTGAGCAGGGACGTTTTGATCACCTAGGTTTTGGCGGCTTGTTGCCACTTAATGTTGCTGATATGACGCAACCGTTGTTGGTTTCGGCCACGGACGGAGTGGGAACGAAACTTAAGCTTGCTTTCTTACTTGACCGTCACGATACGGTCGGTATTGATTGCGTAGCGATGTGTGTCAACGACGTCTTGTGCGTTGGGGGAGTGCCCATCAACTTCCTGGACTATATTGCGTGTGGCAAGAATAATCCTGCCAAGATTGAGCAGATCGTCAAGGGGATTACTGACGGCTGTGTACAGGCTGGAATCCCGCTCGTGGGTGGCGAAACAGCGGAAATGCCTGGCTTCTATCCGAAAGACGAATACGATTTGGCGGGATTCTGCAATGGAATCGTTGATCAAGCTGCGCTCTTGAACAAGAACACCGTTCGTGAAGACGACGTCGTGATCGGCATTGCCAGCTCTGGCGTCCACTCCAACGGGTTCTCCTTGGTCCGTAAAATCTTTAATATCAATGATGTCGCTGTGCTCGAAGAAACCTACGACGAGCTCGACGGGCAGCGTCTGGGCGACGTCTTACTGACGCCAACGAAGATCTACGTCAAGTCAGTCGCAGAGTTGCTCAACAAGAAGCTCGTGAAGTCCCTGGCGCATATCACCGGAGGTGGTTTCTACGAAAATATTCCGCGGTCCTTACCAGCCGAGCACGGAGTCGTTATCAAGCGTGACGACGTCGACGTCTTGCCGATTTTCTCGTTGATTCAGCAAACTGGCCAGATCTCTAACCGCGACATGTTCAACACGTTCAACATGGGTGTGGGCATGACGTGCATCGTCGATCCGGCCAATGTTGACCAGGTGCTCAGTATTTTGGCCGAGCACGGCGAGCACGCATATGTTCTTGGTCGCGTCACTCGTTCGCACACACTCGTCGAACTCGTGTGA
- the purN gene encoding phosphoribosylglycinamide formyltransferase: MGFTTARIAVLLSGNGSNLQAILDAISDGSLEHGRVELVVSSNNSAHGLQRARLAGIPTAVVRSRDYASREEFDAALSNVIDDHRIDLIVLAGYMSILSESFVSRYPRRIVNIHPSLIPAFAGEGFYGLKVHEAALAAGVKISGATVHYVNEVCDGGEILEQETVRIEGIDRAEDVQQRVLTHVEHVIYPRVIERLSKEIVGNRDDR, translated from the coding sequence ATGGGATTTACAACAGCGCGGATCGCGGTTCTGCTTTCGGGGAATGGCAGCAACCTTCAAGCGATTCTTGATGCGATCTCAGATGGTTCACTTGAGCATGGTCGCGTTGAACTCGTTGTCAGTAGCAACAATTCGGCCCATGGACTTCAGCGTGCACGGCTCGCAGGAATCCCTACTGCTGTGGTTCGTTCGCGTGATTATGCGTCGCGCGAGGAGTTTGATGCTGCGTTGAGCAACGTCATTGATGATCACCGGATCGATCTCATTGTGTTGGCCGGATACATGTCCATCCTGAGTGAAAGCTTTGTTTCGCGTTATCCACGCCGCATCGTCAATATTCATCCTTCGCTCATCCCCGCATTTGCTGGCGAAGGCTTTTATGGACTGAAAGTCCATGAGGCTGCGCTTGCGGCCGGGGTAAAAATTTCGGGAGCAACTGTCCACTACGTCAATGAGGTATGTGATGGCGGGGAAATCCTCGAACAAGAAACAGTGCGGATCGAGGGCATTGACCGTGCTGAAGATGTTCAGCAACGGGTGCTGACACATGTAGAACATGTTATTTATCCACGCGTAATTGAGCGTCTATCAAAAGAAATTGTAGGTAATCGTGATGACAGATAA
- a CDS encoding IMP cyclohydrolase, with the protein MTDNSIVSYLGSKSYPGRTLVLSVAPDAKTATIVYFIMGRSANSQNRIFVDDGEVVRTQAFDVSKVEDPRLIIYPIYRYFGSTHVFTNGDQTETIYQGLTAGLLPSESLEGGECEPDAPNFTPRISLVAQPEGYEMNIIKAADATGESSVHFDFQYPYIAGIGHCIHTYREDGTPLPSFTGEPVAFAHEDGLGKKIWDAINPEFKVSLLEATLDLESHEIVNISLFNKHEDVA; encoded by the coding sequence ATGACAGATAACTCCATCGTTTCATACCTTGGGAGCAAGTCGTATCCTGGCCGAACCCTGGTACTTTCAGTAGCACCGGATGCGAAGACTGCAACAATTGTTTACTTCATTATGGGCCGTAGCGCTAATAGCCAGAACCGTATCTTCGTCGACGACGGCGAGGTGGTTCGCACTCAAGCGTTCGATGTGTCCAAGGTTGAAGATCCACGCTTGATTATCTACCCGATCTATCGTTACTTCGGTAGCACTCACGTTTTTACCAACGGCGATCAAACCGAAACGATCTACCAGGGCTTGACGGCTGGTTTGCTCCCGTCGGAGTCGCTGGAGGGAGGCGAATGCGAGCCGGACGCACCGAACTTCACCCCACGCATTTCTCTCGTGGCCCAGCCTGAAGGATACGAGATGAACATTATTAAAGCTGCGGATGCCACCGGAGAGTCCTCGGTACACTTTGACTTCCAGTATCCATACATTGCAGGCATTGGTCATTGCATTCACACCTACCGCGAAGATGGCACGCCGCTACCGAGCTTCACCGGCGAACCGGTAGCTTTCGCTCACGAAGATGGACTCGGAAAGAAAATCTGGGACGCGATCAATCCTGAATTTAAAGTCTCCTTGCTCGAGGCCACTCTTGATCTAGAGTCACACGAGATTGTCAATATTTCACTGTTCAACAAGCACGAGGACGTGGCATGA
- a CDS encoding phosphoribosylaminoimidazolecarboxamide formyltransferase codes for MKQLELKYGNNPHQKPASISINDGQELPLTVLNGKAGYINLLDALNGWQLVRELKEATGMPAATSFKHVSPTSAAIGRPLPDVLKKISFVEDIEGLDDSALAGAYVRARGTDRMCSFGDFVALSEVCDVVTARCLKREVSDGVIAPGYEPEALEILCAKRNGNYTVLQIDPTYEPAELEHKDVFGITFTQHRNDLTIDESLLKNIVTTNTELSLENKQDLLIGLITLKYTQSNSVCYSYQGQAIGVGAGQQSRIHCTRLAGDKADTWFLRQHPRVLGLQFHDDLGRANRDNVIDSYINQNEEDVCAPGVWENYFTERPQPLTAEDKKEFLATFSGVSLASDAFFPFSDNIKRAVKSGVSYVVQPGGSIRDDAVIDECNAHNVVMVCNGVRLFHH; via the coding sequence ATGAAGCAGTTAGAGCTCAAATACGGCAACAACCCACATCAGAAACCAGCAAGCATCTCGATCAACGATGGACAAGAGTTGCCTTTAACCGTCCTGAATGGAAAAGCAGGCTACATTAATCTTCTTGATGCGCTTAACGGTTGGCAGCTCGTTCGTGAGTTGAAGGAAGCTACTGGGATGCCAGCTGCCACCTCCTTCAAGCACGTCTCACCGACGTCAGCTGCGATTGGCCGTCCACTTCCAGACGTGTTGAAGAAGATTTCCTTCGTCGAAGACATCGAAGGCCTCGATGACTCTGCGCTCGCTGGTGCCTATGTTCGCGCGCGTGGCACCGATCGCATGTGCTCCTTCGGTGACTTTGTGGCCTTGAGCGAAGTATGTGACGTGGTTACTGCTCGCTGCCTCAAGCGTGAGGTCTCCGACGGCGTCATCGCCCCTGGCTACGAGCCAGAAGCGTTAGAGATTCTGTGCGCCAAGCGCAACGGTAACTACACCGTTTTGCAGATTGATCCGACCTATGAGCCAGCAGAGCTCGAGCACAAGGACGTCTTCGGTATTACCTTCACCCAGCACCGCAACGATCTCACAATCGATGAGTCGCTGCTGAAAAATATCGTGACCACAAATACTGAACTGTCTTTGGAAAACAAGCAGGATCTGTTGATCGGCTTGATCACGTTGAAGTACACCCAGTCCAATTCGGTGTGCTACTCCTATCAGGGCCAAGCGATCGGTGTTGGTGCGGGACAGCAGTCGCGTATTCACTGTACTCGGTTAGCTGGAGACAAGGCAGATACCTGGTTCCTTCGCCAGCATCCACGCGTTCTTGGTCTGCAGTTCCATGACGATTTGGGCCGGGCTAACCGCGACAACGTCATCGATAGCTACATCAACCAAAACGAAGAAGACGTGTGTGCGCCCGGCGTGTGGGAAAACTACTTCACTGAGCGTCCGCAGCCGTTGACCGCCGAAGACAAGAAGGAATTCTTGGCAACCTTCTCTGGCGTGAGCTTGGCTTCGGATGCGTTCTTCCCTTTCTCAGACAACATCAAGCGCGCGGTCAAGAGCGGGGTGTCCTACGTGGTACAGCCTGGTGGCTCAATCCGCGACGATGCGGTTATCGACGAATGTAATGCGCACAATGTCGTTATGGTGTGCAACGGTGTCCGACTCTTCCATCACTGA
- the purD gene encoding phosphoribosylamine--glycine ligase: MKVCIIGSGGREYAIAKKLIVDNPDIVLDAVPGNDAMTFATIHPDIAATDIPAIVDFCTANSIDLCVVAPDDPLVLGLVDALEDAGIACFGPRQCGAMLEGSKRFAKEFMVKHGIPTASYAEFTDVEEARSYVRQASYPLVIKADGLALGKGVVIVPDMAQAEEVLENFMVDLKFGTSSAAVIIEEFLSGPEISVLAFCDGKTIKPMISSMDHKKIFDNDRGPNTGGMGCIAPNPVFTPAVAEEFERTIMRPTLAGLMADGLDFRGCLYFGLMLTDKGVQVIEYNARFGDPETQVVLPLLNSNLLDIFIATSAGRLEDVDVDFADTHATCVVMACEGYPENPIKGNVISYESDVENYLVFAGVKRNEDGELESSSGRVLNILGFGDSLNAAIDSAYEHVSQVSFAHSHYRTDIGTTAREIEAHHDF, encoded by the coding sequence ATGAAAGTTTGTATTATTGGCAGTGGTGGCCGCGAATACGCCATCGCGAAAAAACTTATCGTGGATAATCCAGATATTGTCCTTGATGCGGTTCCGGGTAACGACGCCATGACATTTGCGACGATCCATCCCGATATCGCAGCAACTGATATTCCAGCTATTGTCGATTTTTGTACGGCTAACAGCATTGACCTGTGTGTGGTTGCGCCAGACGATCCGCTGGTTCTCGGATTGGTTGACGCCCTTGAAGACGCCGGAATCGCCTGTTTCGGACCGCGTCAATGCGGGGCTATGTTGGAAGGCTCGAAGCGTTTCGCGAAGGAATTCATGGTCAAACATGGTATTCCTACTGCGAGCTATGCAGAGTTTACCGACGTCGAAGAAGCACGTTCGTATGTTCGCCAAGCCTCCTATCCTCTGGTTATCAAAGCAGACGGCCTCGCGTTAGGCAAGGGCGTTGTGATCGTCCCAGATATGGCTCAGGCTGAAGAGGTTCTTGAGAACTTCATGGTTGATTTGAAGTTTGGTACGAGCTCGGCTGCCGTGATCATTGAAGAGTTTTTATCTGGTCCAGAGATTTCAGTTTTGGCGTTCTGCGACGGCAAAACCATTAAGCCGATGATTTCGAGCATGGACCACAAGAAGATCTTCGATAACGATCGTGGTCCCAACACTGGTGGTATGGGCTGTATTGCGCCAAACCCAGTGTTTACTCCGGCGGTGGCTGAAGAATTCGAGCGCACGATTATGCGCCCAACCTTAGCTGGTTTGATGGCTGACGGTTTGGATTTCCGTGGCTGCCTCTACTTCGGTTTGATGCTGACGGATAAGGGTGTGCAGGTTATCGAATACAACGCACGCTTTGGCGATCCAGAAACCCAAGTTGTGTTGCCGCTGTTGAACTCCAACCTTCTCGATATCTTTATCGCTACCAGCGCTGGCCGCCTTGAGGACGTCGACGTCGACTTCGCCGATACTCACGCAACCTGCGTTGTTATGGCGTGCGAAGGATACCCAGAAAACCCCATTAAAGGCAACGTTATTTCGTATGAGTCCGACGTCGAAAACTACCTCGTCTTTGCCGGGGTAAAGCGCAACGAGGATGGCGAACTCGAAAGCTCATCTGGTCGCGTCTTGAACATCCTGGGCTTTGGCGACTCATTAAACGCGGCGATCGACTCCGCCTATGAGCACGTGAGCCAAGTTTCATTCGCTCACAGCCACTACCGTACTGATATTGGAACCACCGCCCGGGAAATTGAGGCACACCATGATTTCTAG